The nucleotide window ACATGCTCAAGCACTGGTGCACCTGCGTCATGCGTTCCAAGGTCGAACCCATGAAGGAGGTCGCCGCCATGGTCCGTCGCCACCTCGAGGGCATCGTCGCCTGGGCCCAGACCCGCCAGACCAACGGCTTCCTCGAAGCGCTCAACGGCCTGTTTCAGTCCGCCAAGCGCCGCGCTCGCGGCTTCACCCGCTTCACCACTATCAGAACCGTCATCTTCCTGATCGCCGGCAAGCTCGACTTCGCAGTGATCAACCCTCATGCCCGGCAACCCACTTGAAATTCAACAGAGCCCCCATTTTTGTTGATCTGTCCGCCCATGCCTGCTGGCGCATGGACGCACTTCCATGGCAAGGAGGTCCCATGAGCAGCGACAAGGTTTGCGGCCACATCCTCGCCGCGTCGGTGGCGATGGTGGGCGTGTGCATCACAGTGATCACGCTGGTCAAGGTCTTCGGCGCCGCCGCCCGCATCAACACCCTGATCGACGAGCTCATGGCCGTCGACAGCGTGCTCTTTCTGGTGAGCGGCTCCCTGTCCTACCTGGCGCTGCGGACGGAACGCGGCCCGTTGCCGCTGACCCGCTACGCGGACGTGATTTTCCTGCTGGGATTGCTGCTGATGATCGCGGCCAGCTTCATGCTGGCCTGGGAGATCGGGGCGGGGTAA belongs to Thermithiobacillus tepidarius DSM 3134 and includes:
- a CDS encoding ISL3 family transposase; this translates as MLKHWCTCVMRSKVEPMKEVAAMVRRHLEGIVAWAQTRQTNGFLEALNGLFQSAKRRARGFTRFTTIRTVIFLIAGKLDFAVINPHARQPT